In one window of Candidatus Eisenbacteria bacterium DNA:
- a CDS encoding 4Fe-4S binding protein — translation MDDETFDAMPLLVKLKLWAHGRRTAYTPNADACRGCGLCVVACPEQAIWLVGPLVRRE, via the coding sequence ATGGACGACGAGACGTTCGACGCGATGCCTCTCCTGGTGAAGCTCAAGCTCTGGGCGCACGGCAGAAGGACTGCTTATACGCCGAACGCCGATGCGTGTCGGGGCTGCGGCCTCTGCGTGGTGGCGTGCCCGGAGCAAGCGATATGGCTGGTCGGGCCCCTTGTCAGACGTGAGTAA